The sequence GATGCATCGGGCCGGCGCATTGTGTTTGTGAACGATGCGTTCGAGCGCCAGACCGGCTACAGCCGCAGCGACATCATCGGAAAGACGCCCACGCTGCTCTGGGGAGCCAACACCTGCCACCCCGAGGTGGAACGCATCCTCAGTGCCATGGACAACTGGCAGCCCGTGCGCGCTGAAGTGGTCATTTACACCAAGGCCGGCAAGGAGCTTTGGGTGGAAACCGACATTGCGCCCATCGCCAACGTGTCCGGCAAATTCACCCATTGGGTGGCTGTCGAGCGCGACATCACCGAGCGCAGGCAGCAGCAACAGGAAATTCTGAGCCTCAATGGCGAACTCGAAGAGCGCGTGCTGCTGCGCACCGCCCAGCTTGCAACGGCCACCAGGGAGCTGGAGTCCTTTGCCTATTCGGTCTCGCATGACCTGCGCTCGCCCCTCAACACCATCCATGCCTTCAGCCAGTTGCTGCTGAAGATTGACGGCGGGCAGATCAGCGACAAGGGCAAGCATTACCTGGACCGGATCGGTGTGGGCGTCAAGCAGATGGGCGATCTGATCGAGGGCCTGCTGGCCCTTGCGCAACTGTCCCGCGAGCAGATCAAGTCAGAGCAGGTCGATCTCTCGAACATCGCCCGGCGCATCGAACAGGACTGCCGGGAGCGCGAGCCGCAGCGCCAGGCCCAGCTGCGCATTCAGGACGGCCTGAGCGCGCAGGGCGACGCCCGCTTGCTGTCGGCGGTCTTTCAAAACCTGCTGGGCAACGCGTGGAAATTCACGTCCCGGCAGTCGCTGGCGCATATCGAGGTGGGCAGCGAGTCGGGCGTTGATGGCGACACCGTCTTTTTCGTCAAGGACAACGGTGCCGGGTTTGACATGGCTTTTGCGCACAAGCTGTTTGGCACCTTCGAGCGTCTGCATTCGCCGGGGGATTTCTCGGGAACCGGCATCGGGCTGGCCACCGTGAAGCGCATCATTGAACGCCACGGCGGCCGCGTCTGGGCTGAAAGCAAGCTGAACGAAGGCGCGAGGTTCTTTTTTACCCTGGGCCGCAAGGATGGCGCTCAGACCAGCCGGGCCACCTGAAGCTCTTTTTTCGCGTAGGCGTAATACAGCGGGGCTGCGACCAGGCCCGGCAGTCCGAACACCGCCTCGCCGACGAACATCGCGGCCAGCAACTCCCAGGCTGCGGTGTTGGTCTGTTTGCCCAGTATCTTGGCATTGATGATGTATTCGGTCTTGTGAATCAGGATCAGGAAGACCAGGCAGGCCAGGCCGACCGCCGGAGACACCGAGACCCCGACGAGCGTGATCACGCTGTTGCAGATCAGGTTGCCGACAATCGGAATCAGGCCGGCGAAGAAGGTGAGCGTCACCAACTCGGCAATGTAGGGCATGTGCACGCCAAACAGCGGCAGCACCGCCAGCAGGAACACGGCGGTGAAGAAGGCATTGACGGCGGCTATCCAGAATTGCGCGACCACGATCTGGCGGAAGGCCTCGATGAAATGGCCGGCACGCATGCGAATCTCAAACCGCAGCGGTGCGCTGGTCGGCATCCTGAAGGTGCCCTTGATCAGCGCGCCAACCACCAGGCCCACGTAAGCCAGCAAAAAGCCATGCAGGCCGGCCGTGCCAGCTCCTGTCAGCGCCTGGGCCTTCGATTTCAGGTAGGCGGCCAGCCAGACCTGGGCTTCGGTGAGTTCGTCGGGCAGGTGAATGGCCAGGTCGGCCGGGAGTTTCTGGCGGATTTCCAGCACGGTGCTGGCCAGGTAATGCAGCAGCGCCTGGTATTGCCCGACGACGCCGAAGGCCATGCCTTTGGCGTTGGCCAGCAAAACGCCCAGGCCAATCAAAGGCAAAAGGACGACCACGGCCGCCGCCAGCGCGGGGCTCAGCCGGGGTCCCCGGATGCGGCCTTCGCCGGCCAGCGCCACCACCAGGAGATAGCCCAGGCAAACCGCCAGCAAGCCGGGCAGCAGCCCATAGACAAGCGTGCCGACGCACAGCAGGAATGCCAGCACGTAGCTGGCAATCTTGATGGGCGCGGCGATGGAGATGGCGATGGGTTTGGGAGAAGGCGCGGGGGATATCTGTTTGGACATGGGGCGGCTGGGGGGTTGGATCAATCGCATGTAGCGCGTATCGCTGGCGGGCCAGAGGCTCGTGGCCCCGATTGTGCATGTTCCTTGCTCCAAGGGGAGAAGGCGTAAAACGGAAAATCTTCAAGCCGTGTTTGCTGGCAAGCGACACCTAGAATGAAGCCAAAACGCCTGCCGGGTTTCACATCATTTTTATGCCCGTATAAAAAACCTGAAAATTGGCGGAAAGCCAGTCTGCAAGCCAATCAAGGAAACTTTTATGGCCAGATCCAACCGCAGCCGTCGGTATATATCGCATGGTTTGTGGTATCCATTTCGTTGGATGCCAGCCACTCGCAGCCGGTGCAATCTTTCTCTTCCCACGTCATGAACAACTCGTCCAGCCTGAGGTGTTCCAGTTGCGGGTTTTCCGTATTCAATCGCCGTTACCCTAATTGCGAGCGTTGTGGCGCCCAACTGCCGCAGGATGTGGCTTACTCTCGTGAAGAGGTCGCCGCATTGCGAAAGCGGGACATGGACGAGGAGCTTGCGCGCCAGGCTGAAAAGCGCCCGTCGCCACCAGGCAAGAGTGGCGATGATAGTTGGCTCTATTTCAGTTTTTCGGGCGACTCCCCGGACAGTTCCTGCTCA comes from Polaromonas naphthalenivorans CJ2 and encodes:
- a CDS encoding AI-2E family transporter, whose translation is MSKQISPAPSPKPIAISIAAPIKIASYVLAFLLCVGTLVYGLLPGLLAVCLGYLLVVALAGEGRIRGPRLSPALAAAVVVLLPLIGLGVLLANAKGMAFGVVGQYQALLHYLASTVLEIRQKLPADLAIHLPDELTEAQVWLAAYLKSKAQALTGAGTAGLHGFLLAYVGLVVGALIKGTFRMPTSAPLRFEIRMRAGHFIEAFRQIVVAQFWIAAVNAFFTAVFLLAVLPLFGVHMPYIAELVTLTFFAGLIPIVGNLICNSVITLVGVSVSPAVGLACLVFLILIHKTEYIINAKILGKQTNTAAWELLAAMFVGEAVFGLPGLVAAPLYYAYAKKELQVARLV